The Stigmatella erecta genome window below encodes:
- a CDS encoding peptidase M3 — MDRPVHSVRARLDDFLAELANLHYRHGAGLSPELPVAALHASFPELSAEDTFAAATEALEKARAKGDPLGARRLQLLRELIAGQAEEALAARDVEAIARLEAQARLPVNDQTLSFGEALAQIPHEPNRGRRALLERAVGNFLWGEKGQYGARREAALRTAEHLGAKDYPTLREDVSGIALNTLVEAANQTLRATEDAYRDVLGYVLHKVEPTLNPLPGGDARRHDLQAGLQAPWLDSLFLRESLTPAVMRWLNEWNLPPTAQGRIRLDDEPRPGKARRPFVAAVRVPGEVRLVLQPRGGLGALGDLLHESGHAQHLAHVGEALPLELRRLGDASVTEAFAALTERLLLSPEWFKRYLQLPTALARDVARMAAFQALAVLRRHCAKLSYELTLFTRGPSEERAEEYAAGQRRALFVEPHLGFFLFDVDPQLYSARYLRAWALETRLTGWLMERFNEDFWRNPSASTWLKGLFARGGTDDAETLAQEISGTPLALPEAGARLVAILNQ; from the coding sequence ATGGACCGTCCCGTGCACTCCGTGCGTGCGAGGTTGGACGATTTCCTCGCCGAGCTGGCCAACCTCCACTACCGCCATGGCGCGGGCCTCTCCCCAGAGCTGCCCGTCGCCGCCCTCCATGCCTCCTTCCCCGAGCTGTCCGCGGAGGACACCTTCGCCGCCGCCACGGAGGCGCTGGAGAAGGCGCGCGCCAAGGGCGACCCCCTCGGGGCGCGCCGCCTGCAACTTTTGCGCGAGCTCATCGCCGGGCAGGCCGAGGAGGCCCTCGCCGCGCGGGACGTGGAGGCCATCGCGCGGCTGGAGGCCCAGGCGCGCCTGCCCGTCAACGACCAGACCCTCTCCTTCGGGGAGGCGCTCGCCCAGATCCCCCACGAGCCGAACCGGGGCCGCCGGGCCCTGCTGGAGCGGGCTGTGGGCAATTTCCTCTGGGGCGAGAAGGGCCAGTACGGCGCGCGGCGCGAGGCGGCGCTCCGGACCGCCGAGCACCTCGGCGCCAAGGACTACCCCACCCTGCGCGAGGACGTGTCTGGCATTGCCTTGAACACGCTCGTCGAGGCGGCGAACCAGACGCTCCGGGCCACGGAGGATGCCTACCGGGACGTGCTCGGCTACGTGCTGCACAAGGTGGAGCCCACCCTGAACCCGCTGCCCGGCGGGGATGCCCGGCGCCACGACTTGCAGGCGGGGCTTCAGGCCCCGTGGTTGGACTCCCTCTTCCTGCGCGAGAGCCTGACCCCGGCGGTGATGCGCTGGCTGAACGAGTGGAACCTGCCGCCCACGGCCCAGGGGCGCATCCGCCTGGACGACGAGCCCCGGCCCGGCAAGGCGCGCCGCCCCTTCGTGGCCGCGGTGCGCGTGCCCGGCGAGGTGCGCCTGGTGCTCCAGCCCCGCGGGGGCCTGGGGGCCCTGGGTGACCTGCTCCACGAGTCCGGCCACGCCCAGCACCTGGCCCACGTGGGCGAGGCGCTGCCCCTGGAGCTGCGCCGGCTGGGGGATGCCTCGGTCACCGAGGCCTTCGCGGCCCTCACGGAGCGGCTGCTGCTGTCTCCCGAGTGGTTCAAGCGCTACCTTCAGCTGCCCACCGCGCTGGCGAGGGATGTGGCGCGCATGGCCGCCTTCCAGGCCCTGGCGGTGCTGCGGCGGCACTGCGCGAAGCTCTCCTACGAGCTGACCCTGTTCACGCGCGGCCCCTCGGAGGAGCGGGCCGAGGAGTACGCGGCCGGCCAGCGCCGGGCGCTCTTCGTCGAGCCCCACCTGGGCTTCTTCCTCTTCGACGTGGACCCCCAGCTCTACTCGGCGCGCTACCTGAGGGCCTGGGCCCTGGAGACGCGGCTGACGGGCTGGCTCATGGAGCGCTTCAACGAGGACTTCTGGCGCAATCCCTCCGCCAGCACCTGGCTCAAGGGGCTGTTCGCCCGGGGCGGCACCGACGACGCGGAGACGCTCGCCCAGGAGATTTCGGGCACGCCGCTGGCCCTGCCCGAGGCGGGAGCCCGCCTCGTGGCCATCCTCAACCAGTAG
- a CDS encoding RNA polymerase sigma factor — translation MEFPFRFSRSRKRGREPEAADGPLAAAPAVGDAAEFQRVVASCQAKLEERARFLCRGRNPSDATDLLQDTYERAFRAFHTYDRNAPPLPWLASILVRRFLDLCRHDKRHPEQEFTEALDRPREEDEPAEAWGGYTLDDVWRAVDRLPEEFRDVVRLKDMEGLSYAQIGQRLGIAPMTVGTRLFRARKKLKELLLKQAGPEGGR, via the coding sequence GTGGAGTTCCCGTTCCGATTCTCCCGCTCCCGGAAGCGGGGCCGGGAGCCCGAGGCTGCCGACGGCCCTCTCGCCGCGGCCCCGGCAGTGGGGGATGCGGCGGAGTTCCAGCGGGTGGTGGCCAGCTGCCAGGCGAAGCTGGAGGAGCGGGCGCGCTTTCTGTGCCGGGGCCGGAACCCGTCGGATGCCACGGACCTCCTGCAGGACACCTACGAGCGGGCCTTCCGGGCCTTCCACACGTACGACCGGAACGCGCCCCCGCTGCCGTGGCTGGCCTCCATCCTCGTCCGGCGCTTTCTCGACCTGTGCCGGCACGACAAGCGCCACCCGGAGCAGGAGTTCACCGAGGCGCTGGACCGGCCGCGCGAGGAGGACGAGCCCGCGGAGGCCTGGGGCGGCTATACGCTGGACGATGTCTGGCGCGCGGTGGACCGGTTGCCCGAGGAGTTCCGGGACGTGGTGCGGTTGAAGGACATGGAAGGGCTCTCGTACGCGCAGATTGGCCAGCGCTTAGGCATCGCCCCGATGACGGTAGGCACCCGGCTCTTCCGGGCGCGCAAGAAGCTCAAGGAGTTGCTCCTGAAGCAGGCGGGTCCGGAGGGCGGACGATGA
- a CDS encoding CHAT domain-containing protein, which produces MTASCDQLAAFVDGELSPAEAEAFQKHLADCEDCQAGLMDQVQASTAVQAAGEHARRKPHAPFQPVRARRRTRAVPYAVGAVAVVLLGILGVRALRAPPEDPLLLARAETRPLEGWLSYPDAGRYRPLATMRSGSADRAALDHRRLAELEDRGDFHGVATAYLLASEFERAEQFLDRVPTSPEVDSDRALAALGRGDAERALGLLEHALTAAPRSPRGHWNRGVVLRAMGLELAASVEFQRVADTAEPGWNEEAKRLAGGLRASAEARQKAWSALTEAGQALALQGTPMPAAMVVRNPGRVRLYLYHALRTAASREQVLALLPLAQSLDQVSRTRTASASVQRIAQADFARRAPLAGTYRTLLADPGALTDGEKAAYLERLRRSGEQDLLLGALLLMGTERQHLAEVERLVQASEDVLWYRGPLVKAQALEEMARGAGTAAEQRLLEAVEDSRRAGLDYRSIALQEELSTLYNRLDRRREAMQVARAALEAARRTDDWFHEDLLVFDLVTSARLSHAPALARAYLDEYLQRAPEDCARRAEYHHFRALLAVEALDAPAARHEMAQAQACPAAPTLFEIAVYGDLLRFGATGAERARAEDRIRLLRQDASLEPDQRLLLEHLAGRILIETDRPGGQRILRDVIAGAAKRRETDIEARKAWSHSYQALVRDAGKAGEFNEAIALLSAELERAAPSTCLLALAGQDERILFVAKGPQGETRGEYREGLTRSLHEAVPPVPAALQAVLEGCDTVRVLAEPLLQGRPGLLGPDRAWSYLAPKVQGTNAPAVGTSFKHVVVSDVEPPASLGLPRLLPWNRPPEPGEVHLRGASATPEAVLAELTDATQVEFHAHGLSRSGFSDASFLALSPGARGRYALTAADLQGRSLRGAPLVLLAACEANVGALRYHDVWSLPAAFIQAGARSVVAPSSQVPDAEVGTFFQELLERVDAGATAAQALRDTRRAWLQKTPTRWVEDLVVFE; this is translated from the coding sequence ATGACGGCTTCCTGCGATCAATTGGCCGCCTTCGTGGATGGGGAGCTGTCCCCTGCGGAGGCGGAGGCCTTCCAGAAGCACCTGGCGGACTGCGAGGACTGCCAGGCGGGGCTGATGGATCAGGTGCAGGCGAGCACCGCCGTGCAGGCCGCCGGGGAGCACGCCCGGCGGAAGCCCCACGCGCCCTTTCAACCCGTCCGGGCCCGGAGGCGGACCCGCGCCGTGCCGTATGCCGTGGGGGCCGTGGCCGTGGTCCTGCTCGGCATCCTGGGGGTGCGCGCGCTCCGGGCGCCTCCCGAGGATCCCCTGCTGCTGGCCCGAGCCGAGACACGGCCCCTGGAAGGCTGGCTCAGCTACCCGGACGCGGGGCGCTACCGCCCCCTGGCCACAATGCGCAGCGGCTCGGCGGACCGGGCGGCGCTGGACCACCGCCGCCTGGCGGAACTCGAGGACCGGGGGGACTTCCACGGCGTGGCGACGGCGTACCTGCTCGCCAGCGAGTTCGAGCGCGCGGAGCAGTTCCTGGACCGGGTGCCCACCTCCCCGGAGGTGGACAGCGACCGCGCGCTGGCGGCGCTGGGGCGGGGAGACGCCGAGCGCGCCCTGGGGCTGCTGGAGCACGCGCTGACGGCGGCGCCGCGGAGCCCGCGGGGGCATTGGAACCGGGGCGTGGTGCTGCGGGCCATGGGCCTGGAGCTGGCCGCCTCCGTCGAGTTCCAGCGGGTGGCGGACACGGCCGAGCCGGGCTGGAACGAGGAGGCGAAGCGGCTCGCCGGAGGGCTTCGGGCCAGCGCGGAGGCCCGCCAGAAGGCGTGGAGCGCCTTGACGGAGGCCGGGCAGGCGCTGGCGTTGCAGGGCACGCCCATGCCCGCCGCGATGGTGGTGCGCAACCCGGGCCGGGTACGGCTGTACCTCTACCATGCGCTCCGGACCGCGGCGTCGCGGGAGCAGGTGCTCGCGCTGCTGCCCCTGGCCCAGTCGCTGGACCAGGTGTCCCGGACGCGCACGGCCTCCGCCTCCGTCCAGCGCATCGCCCAGGCGGACTTCGCGCGGCGGGCGCCCCTGGCGGGGACGTACCGCACGCTGCTGGCGGACCCAGGCGCCCTGACGGACGGGGAGAAGGCGGCGTACCTGGAGCGGCTCCGGCGCTCGGGCGAGCAGGACCTGCTCCTGGGGGCCCTCCTCCTGATGGGGACGGAGCGCCAGCACCTCGCCGAGGTGGAGCGGCTCGTCCAGGCCTCGGAGGACGTGCTCTGGTACCGGGGCCCCCTGGTGAAGGCCCAGGCCCTGGAGGAGATGGCGCGGGGGGCGGGCACCGCGGCCGAGCAGCGCCTCCTGGAGGCCGTGGAGGACTCCCGCCGGGCGGGCCTGGACTACCGGAGCATCGCGCTCCAGGAGGAGCTGAGCACCCTCTACAATCGGCTGGACCGCCGCCGGGAGGCCATGCAGGTGGCGCGCGCGGCGCTGGAGGCCGCCCGCAGGACCGATGACTGGTTCCACGAGGACCTGCTCGTGTTCGACCTGGTGACGAGCGCCCGGTTGAGCCACGCCCCCGCGCTGGCCCGGGCCTACCTCGACGAGTACCTCCAGCGCGCCCCGGAGGACTGTGCCCGGCGCGCCGAGTACCACCACTTCCGGGCCCTGCTGGCCGTGGAGGCGCTGGATGCGCCGGCGGCGCGGCACGAGATGGCCCAGGCCCAGGCGTGCCCCGCGGCCCCGACGCTGTTCGAGATCGCCGTCTACGGCGACCTGCTCCGGTTCGGTGCCACCGGGGCGGAGCGGGCGCGGGCCGAGGACCGGATCCGCCTGTTGCGCCAGGACGCCTCGCTCGAACCGGATCAGCGCCTGCTGCTGGAGCACCTCGCGGGCCGCATCCTCATCGAGACGGATCGCCCCGGGGGACAGCGCATCCTCCGCGACGTTATCGCCGGGGCGGCGAAGCGCCGGGAGACGGACATCGAGGCACGCAAGGCCTGGTCCCACAGCTACCAGGCCCTGGTGCGGGACGCGGGCAAGGCCGGGGAGTTCAACGAGGCCATCGCCCTGCTCTCGGCCGAGCTCGAACGGGCCGCGCCGTCCACCTGCCTGCTGGCCCTGGCCGGCCAGGACGAGCGGATCCTCTTCGTGGCGAAGGGCCCTCAGGGCGAGACCCGGGGCGAATACCGCGAGGGGCTCACCCGCTCCCTGCACGAGGCGGTACCTCCCGTCCCCGCCGCGCTCCAAGCGGTGCTCGAAGGCTGTGACACGGTGCGCGTGCTCGCGGAGCCCCTCCTGCAAGGACGGCCGGGCCTGCTGGGACCGGACCGGGCCTGGAGCTACCTGGCCCCCAAGGTCCAGGGGACGAATGCCCCGGCGGTGGGAACCTCCTTCAAGCACGTCGTCGTGTCGGACGTGGAGCCTCCGGCCTCGCTGGGCCTGCCGCGCCTGCTGCCCTGGAACCGCCCTCCGGAGCCGGGCGAGGTCCACCTGCGGGGCGCCTCCGCGACCCCCGAGGCCGTGCTGGCGGAGCTCACCGACGCCACCCAGGTGGAGTTCCACGCGCATGGCCTGAGCCGCTCGGGCTTCTCGGATGCGTCATTCCTCGCGCTCTCGCCGGGCGCGAGGGGCCGCTACGCGCTGACGGCGGCGGACCTTCAGGGCCGCTCGCTCCGGGGCGCGCCCCTGGTGTTGCTGGCGGCGTGCGAGGCGAACGTGGGGGCCCTGCGCTACCACGATGTGTGGAGCCTGCCCGCTGCCTTCATCCAGGCGGGAGCGCGCTCGGTGGTGGCCCCTTCCTCCCAGGTTCCGGATGCCGAGGTGGGCACCTTCTTCCAGGAGTTGCTCGAACGCGTGGACGCGGGGGCCACGGCCGCCCAGGCGCTCCGGGACACGCGCCGGGCCTGGCTCCAGAAAACGCCCACGCGTTGGGTAGAGGACCTGGTGGTGTTCGAGTAG
- the purU gene encoding formyltetrahydrofolate deformylase, with translation MISQFETTARLLITCPDRPGIVSAVTTFLYHHGANVTELDQYSTDPTGGRFFMRLEFQTPHLDVSRATLKQAFGDVVGQRFEMDWRISFAADKPRMGILVSKHDHALMDLLWRWQRGELRVDIPLVISNHPDLREAVERFGVRFEHVPVDAATHAESEARMLSLLEGQADFIVLARYMRILSAGFVARYPHRIINIHHSFLPAFIGADPYKQAYERGVKLIGATAHYVTSELDQGPIIEQDTGRVSHRQAVPELRHLGRDLERQVLARAVRWHAEDRIIVDGNKTIVFA, from the coding sequence ATGATTTCCCAATTCGAGACGACGGCCCGTTTGCTCATCACCTGCCCTGACCGCCCCGGCATCGTCTCGGCGGTCACCACGTTCCTGTACCACCATGGGGCCAACGTCACCGAGCTGGACCAGTACTCCACGGACCCCACCGGCGGCCGCTTCTTCATGCGCCTGGAGTTCCAGACGCCCCACCTGGACGTGTCCCGGGCCACGCTGAAGCAGGCCTTCGGGGATGTCGTGGGCCAGCGCTTCGAGATGGACTGGCGCATCAGCTTCGCCGCCGACAAGCCCCGCATGGGCATCCTCGTCTCCAAGCATGACCATGCGCTGATGGACCTGCTCTGGCGCTGGCAGCGCGGAGAGCTCCGGGTGGACATCCCCCTGGTCATCTCCAACCACCCGGACCTCCGCGAGGCGGTGGAGCGCTTCGGGGTGCGCTTCGAGCACGTGCCGGTCGACGCGGCCACCCACGCGGAGTCGGAGGCCCGCATGCTCTCGCTCCTGGAGGGCCAGGCGGACTTCATCGTGCTGGCGCGCTACATGCGCATCCTCTCGGCGGGGTTCGTGGCGCGCTACCCCCACCGCATCATCAACATCCACCACTCGTTCCTGCCGGCCTTCATCGGCGCCGACCCGTACAAGCAGGCGTATGAGCGGGGGGTGAAGCTCATCGGCGCCACGGCACACTACGTGACGTCGGAGCTGGACCAGGGGCCCATCATCGAGCAGGACACCGGCCGGGTGTCCCACCGCCAGGCGGTGCCCGAGCTGCGGCACCTCGGCAGGGATCTCGAGCGCCAGGTGCTGGCGCGCGCCGTGCGCTGGCATGCCGAGGACCGCATCATCGTCGACGGCAACAAGACCATCGTCTTCGCCTGA